The Paenibacillus sp. YPG26 genome includes a window with the following:
- a CDS encoding WGxxGxxG family protein has protein sequence MKKVKTMFLTVLIVSSLGATSAFAETEDTNATTDTGATTTQTQSTDNDDDNGNWGLLGLLGLAGLAGLKRRHHDDHVVRTPDRH, from the coding sequence ATGAAAAAAGTAAAGACTATGTTTTTGACCGTACTCATCGTTTCCAGCTTGGGAGCAACTTCTGCCTTCGCCGAAACCGAAGATACGAATGCAACTACCGACACGGGTGCAACTACTACTCAGACGCAGTCTACCGATAATGATGATGATAACGGGAATTGGGGTCTGCTTGGTCTGCTTGGTCTAGCCGGATTGGCTGGTCTGAAAAGACGCCATCACGATGACCATGTGGTCCGCACGCCAGATAGACACTAA
- a CDS encoding MFS transporter encodes MRPETRIYMDAVLQNMKNILFFMFLPILIARLGASPLEITLAASLPPLMSAISVVFVTRLLPCNFKVYYSAGILRQIAFLCIAFAVLLPHSITWILVFWSINCIVVMILNVQQHSLIKHNVAESNMSTLFGNIRIIAILVTIVCSYSASTLLDRYDAIFPYNYFICMLIGAICTFTGMNLMARLAPRESKTVRLQWKPPLRKLSPFLIMVGFMSLGSALPGSLWVIYHVNVLHFSNMQIAMFSICSGLVSAITIPLGRRWIKRLGYRNTLLTGYALLMCTVSLYGLSHTYAVLLGLQIIRDLIGSFTGIAQETLSIEESRKHEDEAGFFSDVALLTNVGGALGPFAGMLMLQMFNIQTCFVLLGVIALVPAVWFVLRMHETSQPKSAQIEIMPAVK; translated from the coding sequence TTGAGACCCGAAACACGGATTTATATGGATGCCGTCCTGCAAAATATGAAAAATATTTTGTTCTTCATGTTCCTTCCCATTTTGATCGCAAGGCTTGGAGCCTCACCGCTGGAGATTACATTAGCGGCATCGCTTCCGCCGCTGATGTCGGCGATCTCGGTCGTCTTCGTTACCCGGCTGCTCCCCTGCAACTTCAAAGTCTATTATTCTGCCGGAATCCTGCGCCAGATCGCATTTCTATGTATTGCCTTCGCCGTGCTGCTTCCGCATTCCATCACCTGGATTCTTGTATTCTGGTCGATTAACTGCATTGTGGTTATGATTCTGAACGTGCAGCAGCACTCTCTGATCAAGCACAACGTCGCCGAATCGAACATGTCAACATTATTTGGCAATATTCGAATCATAGCCATTCTGGTGACCATCGTCTGCTCCTACAGTGCAAGTACGCTTCTCGACCGGTATGATGCAATATTTCCATATAACTATTTCATCTGCATGCTGATTGGAGCGATATGCACATTTACCGGGATGAACCTGATGGCCCGTCTCGCGCCGAGAGAATCGAAGACAGTCAGGCTCCAGTGGAAGCCGCCGCTGCGCAAGCTCAGTCCGTTCCTGATCATGGTCGGCTTTATGTCGCTTGGAAGCGCACTTCCAGGCTCTCTATGGGTAATCTACCACGTCAATGTTCTGCATTTCAGCAACATGCAGATTGCGATGTTCTCGATCTGCTCCGGCCTGGTATCCGCAATCACGATCCCGCTGGGCCGCCGCTGGATCAAGCGGCTCGGTTACCGCAACACGCTGCTTACCGGTTACGCTCTGCTCATGTGTACCGTAAGCCTGTATGGACTCTCCCATACCTATGCTGTACTGCTTGGCCTGCAGATCATTCGGGATCTGATCGGCAGCTTCACCGGAATTGCTCAGGAGACGCTCTCGATCGAAGAATCCAGGAAGCACGAAGACGAGGCCGGTTTCTTTTCGGATGTAGCCCTCCTTACCAATGTGGGCGGCGCCCTTGGGCCTTTCGCCGGAATGCTCATGCTGCAAATGTTCAATATTCAGACCTGCTTTGTTCTGCTTGGTGTGATCGCATTAGTTCCAGCGGTATGGTTCGTTTTACGTATGCATGAGACAAGTCAGCCCAAATCAGCTCAGATTGAGATCATGCCCGCGGTCAAATAA
- a CDS encoding methyl-accepting chemotaxis protein produces MTGEQNAFSKIRQEDVRKKNDLIFRALAVTVVLASITYFSVDQTMSIKIIMTVLDLFVLLVIGVLHFGRKWEASVPYVAIAGIVSIFTVSTIYMPSLSNLFQAFFLLSVALIYMNNKILVTGAVAGAYVLALNMYINGAAFGLKKDNIIGLWFYYLIVVVLLIAFQKVANRMITNLADTQMKTEQLMNKLSEHEKSLRENVVTISGNMELISRGSSENAVSFGEMNHAFHEITKGIVSESEVLVTISESVHSSNAKLADMFQSLGQLRSGIQDAADSSERGDATIDEMHRMITDFGGQIQAVSDQVDALAAQIKGSSELITTLQDIASQTNLLSLNASIEAARAGESGQGFAVVASEIRKLADSASRAADEISGNLTAVIDQSGKTQVNMNMIAEQMEICLAMTQETRDVFAEINEAVGELNERTANYDQSISDIQSSSHSIEESSVHLASVSQQTSATLEELSATIDSLVQQNKAVLEHIKENETALNQLIQIEEKSSS; encoded by the coding sequence ATGACAGGAGAGCAAAATGCATTTTCAAAAATAAGACAAGAGGATGTGCGCAAGAAGAACGATTTGATCTTTCGAGCATTAGCGGTAACAGTAGTTCTTGCAAGCATTACATACTTTTCAGTCGACCAAACGATGAGTATCAAGATCATTATGACTGTACTGGATCTGTTTGTCCTGCTGGTAATTGGCGTTCTACACTTCGGCAGAAAGTGGGAAGCATCTGTTCCTTACGTAGCCATAGCCGGAATCGTCTCCATTTTTACCGTATCCACCATTTACATGCCAAGTCTTTCTAACCTGTTTCAGGCCTTCTTCTTATTGTCTGTCGCATTAATCTATATGAACAACAAGATTCTAGTTACCGGCGCCGTCGCTGGAGCTTATGTCCTGGCCTTGAACATGTATATAAATGGGGCCGCCTTTGGATTAAAGAAAGATAACATCATCGGGTTGTGGTTCTACTATTTGATTGTTGTTGTGCTTCTGATTGCTTTCCAGAAGGTCGCTAACCGCATGATTACAAATTTAGCGGATACACAAATGAAGACAGAACAATTGATGAATAAGCTAAGTGAGCATGAGAAGTCGCTTCGTGAGAATGTAGTAACGATTTCGGGGAACATGGAGCTTATATCACGGGGAAGCAGTGAGAATGCCGTCTCCTTTGGCGAAATGAATCATGCCTTTCATGAGATTACGAAAGGGATTGTCTCCGAGTCCGAGGTTCTGGTAACGATATCGGAATCCGTCCACAGCAGCAATGCCAAGCTTGCCGACATGTTCCAATCTCTGGGTCAGCTTCGTTCAGGCATTCAAGACGCAGCAGATTCCTCCGAACGCGGGGATGCCACCATTGATGAAATGCACCGGATGATCACCGACTTCGGCGGACAAATTCAGGCGGTTAGCGATCAGGTCGATGCCCTGGCTGCGCAGATCAAAGGCTCCTCCGAGCTAATTACCACGCTGCAGGATATCGCGTCTCAGACCAATTTGTTGTCCCTCAATGCAAGCATTGAAGCTGCAAGGGCCGGTGAGAGTGGACAAGGCTTTGCCGTTGTCGCTTCAGAGATCCGCAAGCTGGCTGACTCAGCTTCCAGAGCCGCAGACGAGATTTCGGGCAACTTGACTGCCGTCATTGACCAATCTGGCAAGACCCAGGTCAATATGAATATGATTGCTGAACAGATGGAGATCTGCCTGGCTATGACGCAGGAGACCCGGGATGTCTTCGCCGAGATTAACGAAGCTGTGGGAGAGCTTAATGAGAGAACGGCCAACTATGATCAATCCATCTCAGACATTCAGTCCTCCTCCCATTCTATTGAGGAATCCTCCGTGCATCTGGCCTCGGTAAGTCAGCAGACTTCCGCCACGCTCGAAGAACTGTCAGCCACCATTGATTCCTTGGTTCAGCAGAACAAGGCTGTGCTAGAGCATATTAAAGAGAACGAAACAGCACTTAACCAACTTATTCAAATCGAAGAAAAATCTAGTTCATAA
- a CDS encoding ABC transporter permease: protein MYAALGSERTKFFSYGWCVLGTIGAVILPLIYLITLDAPRSVDEQKIISLFMQALYLGHPGIIVASAAYFGQEYSHSSLRTTLLTQPSRLQLLGVKLANLWIHVLLMGIVCCVLALIFLMLQHNMEWTDSLMLRLLENASVAILSWIQLAWITSALSIMTKSLITPIAIMLPLVLGLSQMLLAISHLAKFLPTLATMNLFSIPSVNIYLDKWSGLTTQVSWAVVLLTISAWLFSCRSVR from the coding sequence ATGTATGCGGCGCTCGGGAGTGAGAGAACCAAATTTTTCTCTTATGGCTGGTGTGTGCTAGGAACAATTGGAGCAGTTATTTTACCGTTAATCTACTTAATAACCTTGGATGCTCCCAGGTCAGTGGACGAGCAGAAGATCATTTCCCTCTTCATGCAAGCCCTCTATTTAGGTCATCCGGGCATCATTGTTGCCAGTGCAGCGTATTTCGGACAAGAATATTCTCATTCCAGTCTCAGAACAACACTTCTCACGCAACCATCAAGGCTGCAACTATTAGGTGTGAAGTTGGCTAACCTTTGGATTCATGTGCTGCTCATGGGGATCGTCTGCTGTGTGCTTGCTTTAATATTCCTTATGTTACAACATAATATGGAATGGACAGATTCCCTCATGCTCCGGTTGCTCGAAAATGCTTCTGTTGCCATACTGAGTTGGATTCAATTAGCTTGGATTACCTCAGCGTTATCAATTATGACTAAATCGCTTATAACACCTATTGCGATTATGCTTCCGCTTGTGCTGGGACTTAGCCAGATGTTGTTAGCTATTTCTCATTTAGCCAAGTTTTTACCAACCCTCGCTACAATGAATCTTTTTTCTATACCATCAGTAAATATCTATTTGGACAAATGGTCCGGGCTAACGACTCAAGTATCATGGGCAGTAGTATTGCTAACGATTTCTGCTTGGTTGTTCTCTTGTCGCAGTGTACGTTAG